In the Candidatus Neomarinimicrobiota bacterium genome, TATAAGAACTATGTGAATGAGGGGGGAGTGATGACCATACCACAAGTAGAGCGGAAATCAGTTGAAGATTTTTTACGCAAAAATCTTAATGGATTAATATCAGATGATAAAATTCACTTTTGGGTATAATGGAACTACCCCTTAATCACCTCCTTAAAAAAGAGGGGAGAAGTGGACATAAATAATCATTTTATGGAATCCCCTCCTCTATGAGGAGGGGATTATGGGGTGGTGGTCAATGTGATAATCTAATACATTCATTTTCAATTATAGTTAAAACGCCATCAAGATTTTCATCAATTTCATTATTATAAAATCGAATTATATGATATCCTAAATCAGTCAATTCATCCTCCCGATTTATGTCTTTCTTTTTTGTTGCAGGACTTAGATGCCCCGCGCCATCCAATTCGACAATCAGTTTTAGTTTTGGACAGAAAAAATCCACTACATTTGCATTTATTCCCTGTTGTCGACGGAACTTGAAACCACCTAATTGACGGCCCTTTAGATGCTGCCATAATTTATGTTCCCAGGGAGTTGGGTGATTTCTTAATAGTTTACGAATCCACTTTTGCTTTTTGGGGTTTATGAAATGATCTTTCATGACAGAGATTAATATTCAAAAGAATGTACAGAAGATGGTTTTATTAAAACCACCCCTTAG is a window encoding:
- a CDS encoding endonuclease domain-containing protein, which codes for MKDHFINPKKQKWIRKLLRNHPTPWEHKLWQHLKGRQLGGFKFRRQQGINANVVDFFCPKLKLIVELDGAGHLSPATKKKDINREDELTDLGYHIIRFYNNEIDENLDGVLTIIENECIRLSH